Genomic window (Verrucomicrobiales bacterium):
GGTTCCTTGAGTCGGGTGATGCAAATCTCCGAAGCCGGTGGCATCGCTGCGCGATGCTCCGTACTTTTAACAGTTCCGGGGGTGCGAGCACCCCCGGCTAGATCTCTTTGAACCCGGCGGGTTCGGGCCCTGCCGGCAAAGTGTGAAACGCTGACATCGCCCAGCTTGTTTCGTGCGCATTTTTGGAGGTAAATCTGAGAGATTTCTGCCGCTTTGCCTCCCCGGCGGATCTGGGCTCAGCGCACTCGCTCCAAACGACGCCGCGCTGCATCATGGCGCAGACCGATTTGATCAAAGGGAATGGGACGGAAACCTAACTTCCAGGCCGGCGAATTCTTGGGAAGCCGAAAACCATCGGCGGCCGCGGCAACCTGCGAGCCATCAGAGCTTACGAAGTTGTCACGAACCTCAAACGATTCCTGCTTGGCATGCCAACCCGCTTCAAACCACTTTCCGACACACACGTTCCTGACCAGCGAGTTACCTTCAGCTGGCACTCCGACGAACGCCTCGCGATCAATGACCGCCCTGCCCGGCGCTCCGTAGTACGCGTCCAGCGTCTTCATGCCCGGATAGCGCTCGCGGTAAAGCTCCAATGGAACGGCCGCGAGTTGCTGTCGCATATAGTCGTTAACCATGTTCCGCCACACTGGGGTTCGATCCATGCCGCGGGCATCAGCGCGGACGGCGGGATCGCAGTCGACGAAAAGATTGTTCTCCACCCGATGATCGCGTCCGCCGCCAATGAACATGGCCCAATGGACTTTATAGAACACATTGCCGTACACCTCCGTGCCGCTCACACAATCGTCCATATAGACACCCATCGATCCCATTCCAACTCCGCCGGTCTCATGAATGTAGTTGTGACGAATGCGATTACCTCGATAGGAGTAGTCGCGTCCGGTGTAGATCGCGCCGACGTCGCCGGTTTCCTGGGCGATGTGGTGGATGTCATTGAACTCGATCAGGTGATCATTGCCGGTGAAGAGGATCGCGCAGTGGGGATGATCGTGGATCAGGTTGTGCGACACCCGGTGCCCTACCCCGTTCAGCAAGACTGCCGGCACGTAGCACTTCGACCAGCGACCCTGCCTTTGGAAGTGGCAGTTCTCGACGAAATGTCCCGCAGGGGAGAGCGTTTGCCGGTCTCCGCCACCGAGCGACACCCCGCCATCGCCGGTGTCGAAGATGTCGCATCCCACCACTCCATGGTCAGTCCCGCCACTCACGCTAACGCCCAGGTTGCCCAGATTTCGGAGCAGACAGCTTTCAATGCGATTACTCTTCCCAGCCTTGATCTCAACGCCACTGCCACGAGTCGCCTCGATAGTCAGCCCCCGCGCGGTAACGAACTCAACCTCAGTCAGGCGGATCACGGGTTGATCCATCAAGGAGAGAATCGTCTGCCCGGAAACGATCGGGGCCGGCGGCCAAAAATAGAGCGAGCCGCTCGCATCATCCAAAAACCATTCACCGGGTTGGTCCAGTTCTTCCAGCACGTTCAGAAAATGGAACCGCTGGCTGGCGCGAAAGCCGTAGAGTCCGTGAGGGGGCGCGGTTTGAATCAGGCGTCGATCGAGGTCCAGCCTGGAGACGCGCTCATAGGAGTTGGCCCAATCCCAAGCCCAGTAGCCATGCACCCACACATGACTCGTGTCACGCCAACGGCGCGGCCGATCGCCCGAATACAAAAACCCACCCGGAAGCTCTCCGATATTGCCGCCATGATCATCGTTCTTGCCGCTCTCTGTGGGGAAACCTGCGATTTTTTCCCAGGTCCCTTCGTTCGGCCAACGAGCCAAAACCATCGGTCGTTGCTTGAAAAACAGCTCGCAGTGGGAGGGAGTCGTGGAACGGGCAAACCCACGCGACTTCATCTCACCAAAGCGGGTGATGCCGAGCGTTCGCAGATTCAGCTGGAGGACCTGCCCGCGCGCCGAGGGGTCCAGGCGATCCAGGATTGCCTCATCTCGCAGAGTTTCGAAGCCAGTCAGGACCTGCCCGCCCAGCAAGCGGACCCTCTCATTTCGGTAGGCGCTCCAGACCACGGGAGCAGACACGGTTCCTGAATCGGCCTTGGTCAATTCGAGGGCATTGGTGCGTCGATAGTCGCCGCCGCGCAGCCAGACGGTCACGTTGCCTGGGCCGCTTTTGCGCGCTCGCACCGCGTCGC
Coding sequences:
- a CDS encoding right-handed parallel beta-helix repeat-containing protein, with the protein product MNIRRLLFISALLITSPLALRADFFVAPQGLDTHPGTKEKPFATLERARDAVRARKSGPGNVTVWLRGGDYRRTNALELTKADSGTVSAPVVWSAYRNERVRLLGGQVLTGFETLRDEAILDRLDPSARGQVLQLNLRTLGITRFGEMKSRGFARSTTPSHCELFFKQRPMVLARWPNEGTWEKIAGFPTESGKNDDHGGNIGELPGGFLYSGDRPRRWRDTSHVWVHGYWAWDWANSYERVSRLDLDRRLIQTAPPHGLYGFRASQRFHFLNVLEELDQPGEWFLDDASGSLYFWPPAPIVSGQTILSLMDQPVIRLTEVEFVTARGLTIEATRGSGVEIKAGKSNRIESCLLRNLGNLGVSVSGGTDHGVVGCDIFDTGDGGVSLGGGDRQTLSPAGHFVENCHFQRQGRWSKCYVPAVLLNGVGHRVSHNLIHDHPHCAILFTGNDHLIEFNDIHHIAQETGDVGAIYTGRDYSYRGNRIRHNYIHETGGVGMGSMGVYMDDCVSGTEVYGNVFYKVHWAMFIGGGRDHRVENNLFVDCDPAVRADARGMDRTPVWRNMVNDYMRQQLAAVPLELYRERYPGMKTLDAYYGAPGRAVIDREAFVGVPAEGNSLVRNVCVGKWFEAGWHAKQESFEVRDNFVSSDGSQVAAAADGFRLPKNSPAWKLGFRPIPFDQIGLRHDAARRRLERVR